The genomic DNA ATAAAACGTATAACGCTTTTCACTGTAATCTCACCCCGATATACTCAATATTTATCCAGTAAAAAGGGAAGCTACCTAAACCTGGTTCAGCGATTAATAATTAGTCTTAATCGTTGCTATCACCACGGTTTCAACTTCCCCCTTCACAATCTACGATTAACTTGCTGGTGTATCAGTGAGACTCCAGTTCAACGTTGTTTGATAACCTTGCGCTTTAGCCGTGTTGGCTGGGATGGTTAACTTAACGTTACTTGGATCAATTTGGTCAACCGTGACACCGGCGCCCTTATCCTTAGCAGCGGACAACACGGTTGCCGAATTGCCGTCCAATACATTCGGGGCATCTACTGACGTAGCACCATTACTTTCAGAACCAGAATTAGTCACGGCCCCTTTCGGTAATTGCAAGGTAGCACCCTTAATCGTTGAACCATCCTTTCCGGTCAATGGATTGCCAGCAACCGCCAATGACCAACCTGCGTTAGTTCCCCGCACGTCGGAAACTTCTGCAACCGCCTTTTTATTCCATAAACCTGACAAATCCGAATCGGTTTCCGCAGCCGTATATGTTTCTGGGTTCAAGACATCAATTTCATGGCTACCGAAATCTAATTTGTTGGACACATAGATGAGTGACAACCCACCACCAGCCTTACCACCATTACTACTATCACCGCCATTATCCGGTGTATTCGGGTGATCTGGATTAACTGGTGACACTGGGCTATGACTACCTTTAAACATAGCTTGAACATCAGTTACCCCGGTTGTATTAGCTGTACTGTCCGTACTAGGTCCATCAGGCGTATCAGCGTGTGCAATCATTCCTGAGCTCACTACTAAACTACCTGCCATTAAAATTCCACTGACCAACTTACTAACTCTTATCAAAAATAACTCCCCCTTTAATTTTGTAAACACTGTAAACAATGTTCACTAGTTTTGAAGTGTAGCACCTTAATCTAATTTGGCTATCATTAATTAAAGTGTTGTTGTTTTTTAATAAAACGTGTACAAAATTAAAAACAAGCCAACGAAAAAAGCACAATCACCAATTGGGATTGTGCTTTAGTGTCTTATATATGGATTTGCTTTTTTACTTACCGGCTAACACCTATGCTTTAGAATACTTGTCGGC from Lactiplantibacillus paraplantarum includes the following:
- a CDS encoding WxL domain-containing protein — protein: MAGSLVVSSGMIAHADTPDGPSTDSTANTTGVTDVQAMFKGSHSPVSPVNPDHPNTPDNGGDSSNGGKAGGGLSLIYVSNKLDFGSHEIDVLNPETYTAAETDSDLSGLWNKKAVAEVSDVRGTNAGWSLAVAGNPLTGKDGSTIKGATLQLPKGAVTNSGSESNGATSVDAPNVLDGNSATVLSAAKDKGAGVTVDQIDPSNVKLTIPANTAKAQGYQTTLNWSLTDTPAS